The Candidatus Bathyarchaeota archaeon sequence AAAATTTCATTGGCTACAAGCTCAAGTCTTTTCAATGTTTCATCAGTATTAGCTGATATTTCTAGGTTGCCTGCATCATGAATTTTCAGTTTTTCAACATCTATATTCATTCTAAAACTGTATGTTTCAATATTTAATGAAGCTTCTCTTATGGCTGTTGGTGCAAAGCGGGCTCCAGTTCTATATGTACTTGTATTGTCGAATGGAACTCCCAAAACGACGTAGTTTGCTTCTTCAAATGATTTTTGAAAGCCGCTGAAGACCAGTGAAGGCGAAACGTAAAGTTCGAGATAACTCAATTTCCTATTCTCCCAGCCTAACTATCTGAAAGATAAGGGTTCTTAAAGGTTTTCAAACCATGATCCAAGCGTGAGGATGCGAAATAGATTTATTTGTTTAACTATTTATTAGGCTAAAGTTTGCGGTGTGCTAGGATGAGCAAGAAAAAGGAAAAGTCAAGGTTCAAAATTGAAAATCCACTTGCACTGTCATTTGCAACGTTCTATTTAATCTCGGCTGCAGTGTTTTTCTATTCATTAATCAACGACCCAAACATGGTTCACGTGGGCTTAATAGGGATTCTAAGTCTAATAACTGCATTTGGAGTTTTTAGAAGGGAGAAATGGAGCGTTTGGTTAGCATTTCTAGTCTTCTGCATAGGCAACGCCTTCTCCATCACATTACTTTTGAATCCACTAACAGCCGAGGTGGGCGGAACAACCCTCGAAGCGGCACTTATAATCTATCTGATTATAATTTGGATTTCAATATTCTATTTAATTGCAAAAAGAGAAGAATTCAGCTAGTTAGTTTCCAAACAGATGAACCGTTACTTCTTCTCCCAAATCTAAGAACTGCCTACTTTCCGGTATTTCCACATAGCCGTCGGCTTTAGCTAGGGTGGTTATCGCCCCTGACAAACCCTTTGGAACGGGATATGCAACTAAACGCCCGGAATCTTCTCTTTTTAAGGTTACCATAATGAACGTTCTTCGCCCCCTAGCTGAAAACATTTTTTCGCCGACAAAAGCCTTGACTGATGGGATTTCTTCTCTGTTTGGGTAGCCGGCCATTCTCCGCAGTATCGGCCTAGCAAATATATGGAAAACGAAAAGAGCAGAAGTTGGTTGACCAGGCAAGGCGAATACCGGCTTTTCGTCTATAATTGCGATTGTTGTAGGTTTTCCAGGCTTTATAGCTACTCCGCAGACAATTACGCTCGGCTCACCCATTTCGGCTAAAACTTTAGGAATTAAATCCTTGGGGCCTACTGAGACACCGCCTGAAGTTATCACTGCGTCCGCAATTTTGAGCGCATTTTTGATGGCTTGCTCAATTTCTTCTTTCTCATCTGGAACGATTCCGATGTTTATGGGTGTTGCCCCACATTCGCGTACTGCTGCGGAAAGCGTGTAGGAGTTTATGTCATAAACCTTCCCAAGTGGAAGAGAATTTCCAGGCTTAACTATTTCAGGCCCAGTTGAAATTATTGCGACTTTTGGTTTTTTGTAAACTTTGACTTTGGTTAGACCCAAAGCTGCTAAGACTCCGATTTTACGTGGCCCAAGAATTTCACCTTTCTCCAAAATTTTTTCTCCCTCTTTAATGTCGTCCCCAATTTTCATTGTGTTTTCGCTTGAAACAACTGAACGATAAATTAGAACTTCGTCGGCTTCTCGGCTTGAATATTCAACCATAACAACTGCGTCGGCTCCCTCTGGAAGCGCTGCCCCAGTTGCAACTTCAACTGCTTCGCCCGGTTTAACAGCAACACTTGGAGCTTCTCCCATGTTAACTTTGCCGACAACTTTCAATCGTATGGGCTTCTCTTCATCGGCGCCAAAAGTATCTTCAGCTCTAACGGCATACCCGTCAACGATAGAACGATTAAAAGATGGAACGTTAAATGGAGCCTTAACGTCTTCGGCTAAAACTCTATTGTGGGCCTCTAGTAATTCTACCTCTTCAACTCCTACAGTTTTTGGAATAAACTTCTCAGAAAGAATTTTTTTGGCTTTTTCAAGCGAAACTATTTCCCTAAACATTTTCTACACTCCATTCAACTTTGGAATGTTATCAAAAACGTGTACTGTGACTGTTTCGCCGTTTTCTAGGCCTTCTCGATTTTCAGGGATAATTACGTATCCATTAGCTTTTGTCATTGTTGTGAGAATTCCTGAACCAGTTGTCCGAATGGGATCAGCGTAAAACTCGCCATTTTGTTCATAAACCTTAACGCGAAGGAAAACTTTTCTTCCTAAGACCCCTGCAACTCGCCGCGTAATTTTTGCCTTAAGCCTAGGTCTAGTTTCTCCCTCGGCTCCGAGCATTTTTAAAATTAGAGGCCTAGCGAAAACTTCGAATCCTATCATTGCTGCGACTGGGTTTCCAGACAAGACTAGAACTGGTTTATTCTTTATAACTGCAAGCGCTGTTGGCATTGCCGGCCTCATTGCCATTCCGTGCACGATTATTGAAGAGGAATCTATACTGCGCAAGCTTAGCGGAACCAAATCGGCCTTTCCAACGCTTGTTCCGCCGGTTGAAACAACAACGTCAGCCTTTTCTACTCCTTCTAAAATTTTTTCTCGAATTAAAGCTTCATCGTCGCCAACTATTCCTAAATCAACTGGTTCTGCACCAAGTTCTCGGCAAAGCCATGAAATTATAAGTCTGTTTGTTTCAATTATTTGATTTTTCGAGGGAATCTTGCCAAGTTCAACCAGTTCATTTCCAGTTGCAAAAATGGCCACTTTCGGCTTTCTTGTAACCTCAACTTTTTCTAAGCCTAAAGCGGCAAACAACCCTAAATGTTGAGGTTTAAGTCTATTTCCTGCTTTTATGGCAGTTTCTCCAGCTTTAACGTCTTCTCCCTTAGATGAAACGTTTTCCCATTTTGCAACAGCCTTTAAAACGGCAATTTCAGTTTCATTCAATCTCCTAGTGTGCTCAATCATTATTACTGCGTCGGAACCTTCAGGTAGAGGCTGCCCAGTCCATATTGGTTTAGCTTCTCCCTCGCCTATCACTCCTTTTTCAACTATTTTTAGGGTTTTAGGCTGAAAAGAAGAAGCTCCAAACGTGCTTTCCGCCTTAACTGCGTAACCGTCAACTGCAGAGCGGTCAAAGGGAGGCAAATCTGTTTTTGCAATTATGTCTTTTGCTACTACTCTTCCGTAAGCGTTTTGAACTGGAACCAGTTCTGATTCAAGCCTTTGAGGGTTAACTCTCTTGAAGAAGAGTTCTAAGGCTTTTTCTATTGGTGTTAGTTCCGTGAAGCCCTTCAGCCTAACCAATAATTGGCACCAGAAACAGCAACAACTTTAAGCTAGAAAAAAGTATCGATTAAAGGCTACTGGAGAGATTTCCCTAGCTTCTTTAATTCTTCAATGAGTATATTTCTCATTTTAATTGAGTCCACGTCGAGAATTGGACTTTCACTTATTATCACTGGTTTTAGGTCATGCTCAGCTATTAGTTGGGCTAAAGGCCTAAAGTCTGGGCCATAATCCGTCTCATCCAGTGTATGATGGCATTTTTCTCCCTTTTCTGTAAATTCAACTCTCGTGAAGTGGCAATGTAAGTTTTTAACAGAATCGCTTCCAAGTCTCTTTTCAATTTCATCTAAAACTTTGCGGTAATCGTCAATTGTCTTGAATTTCCCCCTTTCTCTTGCATGTATATGCGCCCAATCGATAACTGGAACAGTACGTTCTAATTTTTCGCAAACTGTCAAGATTTCATCTAGGCTTCCAAACTGCGAAAGCTTGCCCATAGTTTCTGGGCCTAACTTAACATCCTTTATTCCTAATCTATCCATAGCTTCGATCACTTCGCCCATTGCCTTAACGCAGGAGTTCAAGGCTTCCTTAGGCGACATTTTCCCATAAAATCCCGGATGGAAAACCACGAGATGTGCTTTCATCCAATCCGCAGCTGTTACACATGCTATTAGCCTTTTCTTGCTTGCTTCAATAGTTTCTTCTTTCCCACAGAAATTTATGAAGTAGGAGCCGTGCACCGTAAGCCAAACATCGTTCTCCCTTGCTTTCACTCCAAGTTTTTCAGCGTCTTCCCTCTTCATTTGAGGTTTTGGTCCCCAACGAACAGCTTGATACTCAAGTGCATCCAAACCTTCATCACGTAAAAACTTTGGCAACTCAACTATTGGTTTTTTAAGTTCACGAAAAGCTGGAGGAGTCCCCGCCGGTCCAAATCTTGGTCGGTCAGCCATTTAAAACCTCCGTGAATAACTTTCCATATAGAAATTTAGCGTTTTCTACGTTTAACTCTCACTATTTTCGGCTTTGACACATATCTTCCATAAGCCAAAACCGAAAGTGCGGGAATCCAAGCGGCAAGATTTTGGCATAGAATATACTTTGCGTTAGCATCCAGATTGGCCAAGGCTCCAATAATGCCGTCAAATATTCTGACAGAATTTCGAAGTCCAGGTGCGGCTCCTCTCAAGGCTCCATCAATTGCCGAGGCAACCCAACCCAACGGAGATAGAGACTTACCAATTGAACAACCTAAATTTCTTATTCCAACCAGGAAGTTCAAGAAGGCAGTATTAGACTCCAGAAATGAATAGGTTGCATTATTTAGCAAGTTGGGATAAGCTGCTAAATAAGTTAAGAGAGCCAGTACAAAAGAGAAGACCAAAATCAAGAAGCCTCCTTTAAATGTTGCATTTTCGGTTATCTTCCTTTTTAGGTTTTCAGGAAAGCTTACTTTAGAAAATAATTCTCTAATCTTAGTTAATTTTCCTTTTTTCTTTTTCAAAAGAGGCCTTTTTTCCATTTCTCTTTTTCTTCTGTAAGAAGCCAGGGTTAAAGCTTCTTTGAAGTAAAGCCAGCTTAGCACGAGTATTAAGACTACTAGTAGAGGCAATATGTGAAGAAGGGGGCTTATACTTAAAATTCCAAGATTTATTGTCATCGGATCTGAAACACCAGTTGAAACTGCAAGCTGAACTATTCCAAACTCTGCAAGGAAGGCAAAAGCTAAAAATACTATTTTTAAGCCCAAAGTTTTCAGTAAACTTTCACTTGACAAGGCTTCCACCAATTTAAATTTGATGTACGCTAATCTAATTTCACATTCTCAAATATGAGTTTTCTGGGAAGGCTCTAACAGTTCATTTAGAGTTAGAAATATGCTTTTAAATGTGAAT is a genomic window containing:
- a CDS encoding molybdopterin molybdenumtransferase MoeA, whose protein sequence is MFREIVSLEKAKKILSEKFIPKTVGVEEVELLEAHNRVLAEDVKAPFNVPSFNRSIVDGYAVRAEDTFGADEEKPIRLKVVGKVNMGEAPSVAVKPGEAVEVATGAALPEGADAVVMVEYSSREADEVLIYRSVVSSENTMKIGDDIKEGEKILEKGEILGPRKIGVLAALGLTKVKVYKKPKVAIISTGPEIVKPGNSLPLGKVYDINSYTLSAAVRECGATPINIGIVPDEKEEIEQAIKNALKIADAVITSGGVSVGPKDLIPKVLAEMGEPSVIVCGVAIKPGKPTTIAIIDEKPVFALPGQPTSALFVFHIFARPILRRMAGYPNREEIPSVKAFVGEKMFSARGRRTFIMVTLKREDSGRLVAYPVPKGLSGAITTLAKADGYVEIPESRQFLDLGEEVTVHLFGN
- a CDS encoding molybdopterin molybdotransferase MoeA → MVRLKGFTELTPIEKALELFFKRVNPQRLESELVPVQNAYGRVVAKDIIAKTDLPPFDRSAVDGYAVKAESTFGASSFQPKTLKIVEKGVIGEGEAKPIWTGQPLPEGSDAVIMIEHTRRLNETEIAVLKAVAKWENVSSKGEDVKAGETAIKAGNRLKPQHLGLFAALGLEKVEVTRKPKVAIFATGNELVELGKIPSKNQIIETNRLIISWLCRELGAEPVDLGIVGDDEALIREKILEGVEKADVVVSTGGTSVGKADLVPLSLRSIDSSSIIVHGMAMRPAMPTALAVIKNKPVLVLSGNPVAAMIGFEVFARPLILKMLGAEGETRPRLKAKITRRVAGVLGRKVFLRVKVYEQNGEFYADPIRTTGSGILTTMTKANGYVIIPENREGLENGETVTVHVFDNIPKLNGV
- a CDS encoding TIM barrel protein is translated as MADRPRFGPAGTPPAFRELKKPIVELPKFLRDEGLDALEYQAVRWGPKPQMKREDAEKLGVKARENDVWLTVHGSYFINFCGKEETIEASKKRLIACVTAADWMKAHLVVFHPGFYGKMSPKEALNSCVKAMGEVIEAMDRLGIKDVKLGPETMGKLSQFGSLDEILTVCEKLERTVPVIDWAHIHARERGKFKTIDDYRKVLDEIEKRLGSDSVKNLHCHFTRVEFTEKGEKCHHTLDETDYGPDFRPLAQLIAEHDLKPVIISESPILDVDSIKMRNILIEELKKLGKSLQ